A single genomic interval of Deltaproteobacteria bacterium harbors:
- a CDS encoding glycosyltransferase family 2 protein: MEILFWICAGAMAYVYVGYPLLLFLVSRVVQRRVAKAPITPTVTMVIAAYNEEQAIAKKLENSLALDYPADRFDILVASDGSNDGTNRIVGEYAVRHPERVTLLDLPRGGKTVGQNRAAEVARGEILVFSDATTMYDRQAVRAMVANYADPLVGSVGGDVRYVRDGEEASAKGRQMYWSYEASIRRWESRIFTVIGATGCIYSMRKCLYSHLDPAAISDFVQPARALLKGYRSVVEDDATCWEVAESKQMGDELKRRARVVNRGIRGVGFMREALNPLRHPFLLFQLISHRLLRWGIPFLLILTFVANAFLLDRRFYQLTFAAQVAFYGAALAGLVLDRLGIRPRGAFIPLYFCLVNLAPLLAVWSLLKGEKKIVWETNPHAP; encoded by the coding sequence ATGGAGATCCTCTTCTGGATCTGCGCCGGCGCGATGGCCTACGTGTACGTAGGCTATCCGCTGCTCCTCTTCCTGGTGTCGCGCGTCGTGCAGCGCCGCGTCGCCAAGGCGCCCATCACGCCGACCGTGACGATGGTGATCGCGGCGTACAACGAGGAGCAGGCGATCGCGAAGAAGCTCGAGAACTCGCTCGCGCTCGATTATCCCGCCGACCGTTTCGACATCCTGGTGGCGTCGGACGGATCGAACGACGGCACCAATCGCATCGTGGGGGAGTACGCGGTCCGGCATCCGGAGCGCGTCACGCTGCTCGACCTGCCGCGCGGCGGGAAGACCGTCGGCCAGAACCGCGCCGCCGAGGTCGCGCGCGGCGAGATCCTCGTCTTTTCCGACGCCACGACGATGTACGACCGCCAGGCCGTCCGGGCGATGGTCGCGAACTACGCCGACCCGCTCGTCGGCAGCGTCGGCGGCGACGTGCGCTACGTCCGCGACGGCGAGGAGGCGAGCGCCAAGGGCCGCCAGATGTACTGGAGCTACGAGGCGTCGATCCGGCGCTGGGAGAGCCGGATCTTCACCGTGATCGGCGCGACCGGCTGCATCTACTCGATGCGGAAGTGCCTCTACTCCCACCTCGACCCGGCCGCGATCAGCGACTTCGTCCAGCCGGCGCGCGCGCTCCTGAAGGGCTACCGCTCGGTCGTCGAGGACGACGCGACCTGCTGGGAGGTCGCCGAGTCGAAGCAGATGGGCGACGAGCTCAAGCGGCGGGCCCGCGTCGTGAACCGCGGCATCCGCGGAGTCGGCTTCATGCGCGAGGCGCTGAATCCGCTCCGACACCCCTTCCTGCTCTTCCAGCTGATCTCGCACCGCCTGCTGCGGTGGGGCATTCCGTTCCTGCTGATCCTGACGTTCGTCGCGAACGCGTTCCTGCTCGACCGCCGGTTCTACCAGCTGACCTTCGCGGCGCAGGTCGCCTTCTACGGCGCGGCCCTCGCGGGACTCGTCCTCGACCGCCTCGGGATCCGGCCGCGCGGCGCGTTCATCCCGCTCTACTTCTGTCTCGTCAATCTCGCGCCGCTGCTCGCGGTGTGGTCGCTCTTGAAGGGGGAGAAGAAGATCGTGTGGGAGACGAACCCGCACGCTCCCTGA
- a CDS encoding DUF3473 domain-containing protein: MTPHTSESPLNAFSVDVEDWYQVADFDAVVPFDTWDRYESRVHRNTEKILAVLDEFGVKGTFFVLTWNAERWPGIVRQIHAAGHEIASHGYAHRIVYEQTREQFRADVERAKNTLQDITGEAVLGYRAPSFSFTAKSQWGPDVLLDLGYRYDSSVFPVKDTLYGMPDAERFPYVIRERDGRRLIEFPITTTEVLGRNLPLGGGGWLRIFPYAYMKWGMRRVNHREGQGTVFYIHPWEVDPDQPRMKTAGRRGFSSHYVNLGRTEAKLRRLLRDFRFAPMRDCLHLA; this comes from the coding sequence ATGACTCCGCACACTTCCGAGTCGCCGTTGAACGCCTTCTCCGTCGACGTCGAGGACTGGTACCAGGTCGCCGACTTCGATGCGGTCGTGCCGTTCGATACCTGGGATCGCTACGAGTCCCGTGTCCACCGGAACACCGAGAAGATCCTCGCCGTCCTCGACGAGTTCGGGGTCAAGGGCACCTTCTTCGTCCTCACCTGGAACGCCGAGCGCTGGCCAGGGATCGTCCGCCAGATCCACGCCGCCGGCCACGAGATCGCCTCGCACGGCTACGCCCACCGGATCGTCTACGAGCAAACCCGTGAGCAGTTCCGGGCCGACGTCGAGCGGGCCAAGAACACCCTGCAAGACATCACAGGCGAGGCCGTCCTCGGCTACCGCGCCCCGTCGTTCTCGTTCACGGCGAAGTCGCAGTGGGGCCCCGACGTGCTGCTCGACCTCGGCTACCGCTACGACTCGAGCGTCTTCCCGGTCAAGGACACGCTCTACGGCATGCCCGACGCCGAGCGCTTCCCGTACGTGATCCGCGAGAGGGACGGCCGCCGGCTCATCGAGTTCCCGATCACCACCACCGAGGTCCTCGGCCGCAACCTCCCGCTCGGCGGCGGCGGCTGGCTCCGTATCTTCCCGTATGCCTACATGAAATGGGGGATGCGGCGGGTCAATCACCGGGAGGGCCAGGGCACGGTCTTCTACATCCATCCATGGGAGGTCGATCCGGATCAACCGCGCATGAAGACGGCCGGCAGGCGCGGCTTCAGCAGCCACTACGTGAATCTCGGACGCACCGAAGCAAAGCTCCGTCGCCTGCTGCGGGATTTCCGCTTCGCGCCCATGCGCGACTGCCTGCACCTCGCCTGA
- a CDS encoding DNRLRE domain-containing protein, whose protein sequence is MLASARSTPFVLAFVGLLAAAPAFATTITVQPSNQDAFIRKNFPNRIAGANPTNQRIRVQASPPNTQVWRGLVQFSLAGIPLGSTINSAVAEISAGNNASNPALVHGLHRITATWLQSAVKWNNAPAFVAAPTATAFVGTSTGFKAFTVTPDVQAAVNLCAADHGWLVKDQNETASNDQVNYVSLEDIHPAQLVKRPKLTVDFTPPPCSTNADCADANFCTTNEQCIAGACVVTPVSCDDGDPCTDDICDCASGCVNANICNDGFTCTTDICDPGTLECTNVKNDAVCNGQCSDGYCDADPDSTTVDPVTGCEITSTDPDGSACDDGEACTTTDECTGGVCGGDAVVCTPLSQCHDAGTCNPGTGVCSNPVKPNGAACNDGTLCTAPDACDGAG, encoded by the coding sequence GTGCTTGCTTCCGCCCGCTCGACCCCGTTCGTCCTCGCGTTCGTCGGCCTCCTTGCCGCCGCGCCCGCGTTCGCCACGACCATCACCGTGCAGCCCTCCAACCAGGACGCGTTCATCCGCAAGAACTTCCCGAATCGGATCGCGGGCGCGAACCCCACCAATCAGCGCATCCGCGTCCAGGCCTCGCCGCCGAACACGCAGGTCTGGCGCGGGCTCGTGCAGTTCAGCCTCGCCGGCATTCCGTTGGGTTCGACGATCAACTCCGCCGTCGCCGAGATCTCCGCGGGCAACAACGCGAGCAACCCGGCGCTCGTGCACGGGCTGCACCGGATCACGGCGACGTGGCTGCAGAGCGCGGTGAAGTGGAACAACGCGCCGGCCTTCGTCGCCGCGCCGACCGCGACCGCGTTCGTCGGCACGAGCACGGGCTTCAAGGCGTTCACCGTGACACCCGACGTGCAGGCGGCGGTGAACCTCTGCGCCGCCGACCACGGCTGGCTGGTGAAGGACCAGAACGAGACCGCGAGCAACGACCAGGTGAACTACGTCTCCCTCGAGGACATCCACCCGGCGCAGCTCGTGAAGCGGCCGAAGCTCACCGTCGACTTCACGCCGCCACCCTGTTCGACGAACGCCGACTGCGCCGACGCCAACTTCTGCACGACCAACGAGCAGTGCATCGCCGGCGCGTGCGTGGTGACGCCGGTGAGCTGCGACGACGGCGACCCTTGTACCGACGACATCTGCGACTGCGCGTCGGGCTGCGTCAACGCCAACATCTGCAACGACGGCTTCACCTGCACGACCGACATCTGCGATCCCGGCACTCTCGAGTGCACCAACGTCAAGAACGACGCCGTCTGCAACGGCCAGTGCTCCGACGGGTACTGCGACGCCGACCCCGACAGCACCACCGTCGATCCGGTGACCGGCTGCGAGATCACGAGTACCGATCCCGACGGCAGCGCGTGCGACGACGGCGAGGCGTGTACGACCACCGACGAATGTACGGGCGGCGTGTGCGGCGGCGACGCGGTCGTCTGCACCCCGCTCTCGCAGTGCCACGA